The window ATTCATCAATACCAAACATACCTAAGTTAGAAATGGTGAAAGTAGAACCTTCCCAATCTGATGGTTGTAATTTTTTAGCTTTAGCTTTTTGAGCGAAGTCTTTAACCTCAGCAGAGATACGCGTTAATGATTTTCCATCAGCAAAACGTACCACAGGAACTAATAAACCATCTTCAACAGCAACAGCAACACCAATATTTACATGTTCGTTGTAACGAATTTTATCCCCCAACCAAGAAGAATTAACAACTGGATGTTGTTTTAAAGCAATTGCAGTAGCTTTTAAAACTAAATCGTTAAAAGAAACTTTTGAAGGAGCATATTCATTAATACGGGCACGAGCTTCGATAGCTTTATCCATATCAATGCTCATCGTTAAATAGAAATGAGGCGCAGTAAATAAACTTTCAGATAAACGTTTAGCAATTACTTTACGCATTTGCGAAACAGGTTTCTCTGTAAATTTTTCTTCACCAATAAATTGTGGAAGTGGAGCTGGAGCAGCTTTTTCTGCAGGAGTAGCAGGAGCTGTAGATTCTTTTTTATCAGGAGCAGCAGCAGGCTTGTAATTTTCGATATCTTTTTTAATGATACGACCACCCTCTGCACTACCAGAAACTTGTGCCAAATCTATTCCTTTATCTTTCGCTATTTTCTTAGCAAGCGGAGATGCTTTAACACGACTATCAGATGAAGAACTTTCTGCAACAGGAGCAGCAGCACTAGCATCAGCATATGATGTTTGTTTTTCTTCTTTTGGAGCTTCTTCTTTGCTATCCGCTTTTGCAGCTGGTGCAGAACCGCCAGCTAAAATACCACTAACATCAGTTCCTTCCGGGCCAACAATAGCAATAATGCCGTTTACTTTTGCAGCAGCACCTTTTTCTACACCAATGTGTAATAAAGTTCCGGTTGCATAACCCATAACTTCCATAGTTGCCTTATCGGTTTCCACATCAGCTAAAACATCATCATCTTTAACTTTATCGCCAACTTTTTTATGCCATTCAGCAATTACGCCTTCAGTCATCGTATCGCTAAGCAATGGCATACGAATTACCGTAATGCCTTTTGCTGTTAATTCATCTTCACTTAAAGCACCACCCTGAGCAGGAGCTTCTTCCTTTTTTTCTTCAGTTTTTGGAGTTTCAGAAGTTTCAGCAGGTTTCTCTTCTGTTTTTTCTGCAGTACCATTAGTACCACCAGCAGCATCAATAGCTGCCTGAAAATCTTCGCCTTCTTTTCCAATTACAGCAATAATCGCATCAATAGGAACGCCCTTACCTTCTTCTACGCCAATATGTAATAAAACACCTTCTTCGTAAGATTCAAGATCCATAGTTGCCTTATCGGTTTCTACTTCAGCAAGTACATCACCGCTTTTTACTTTATCGCCAACTTTAACATGCCATTTTGCCAATACCCCTTCAGTCATGGTATCGCTCATTTTGGGCATTCTAACTACTTCAGCCATTATATATTTTTAATTGAAATTCTTAAAATTAATCCATTACGTAAGGATAGTCCTTCTGCATATATACATCGTTGTATAATTCAGCTGCATCAGGCCAAGGAGATTCTTCAGCAAATTTTACTGCATGATCTACAATTGCTTTTACTTTAGCTTCAACTTCTTCGATCCAAGCTTGATCTGCATATTTTTCTTTAAGAATAGTATCCCTAACGTGTTCTACTGGATCTTTTGCCTTATATTCTTCTAATTCTTCTTTAGTACGATATTTTGCAGGATCAGACATTGAATGACCACGGTAACGATAAGTTCTCATCTCTAGGAAAGTTGGTCCTTCACCTTTACGAGCACGTTGAATGGCTTCATCCATTGCATTATGTACTGCAGCAGGATCCATTCCATCAACTGGTCCGCATGGCATATCAAAACCTAAACCGATTTTGTAAATATCAGTCATGTTCGTAGTACGTTGTACCGAAGTACCCATGGCGTAACCATTATTTTCGCACACAAAAATTACAGGTAATTTCCAAAGCATTGCCATGTTAAATGTTTCGTTTAATGCACCCTGACGAACAGCACCATCGCCCATATAACAAATATTAACATTGTCTGTTCCTTTGTATTTCTCTGCAAAAGCAACACCAGCACCTAAAGGAATTTGACCACCCACAATTGCATGACCTCCATAAAAGTTGTGTTCTTTGCTAAACATGTGCATTGAACCACCTTTACCCTTAGAACAACCCGTTGCTTTGCCATACATTTCAGCCATAATACTATCAGGAGTAACCCCTAAGGCTAAAGCATGAGCATGATCGCGGTAAGTAGTAATCATCGAATCGCCTTTTTGCATTGCAGAAATTGCTCCTGCAACAACAGCTTCTTGTCCGATGTATAAATGACAAAAGCCACGTATTTTTTGTTGTCCGTATAACTGGCCGGTTTTCTCTTCGAATTTACGCATTAGTAACATCGATTCGAACCACTTCAACCACGTATCTTTATTTATTTCTACTGCACTCATTTTATGGTATTTGTTTTTTTGCGAGAGCAAATCTAATTTTTTTATTGTAATTTTTGGCACTTTTTAGTGTAAAAACATCGTGTAGATTGCTTTCAATTTATTTTTTAACAAGTTTAATCAATATAAATCCTACATGTTACATAATTACCTTTTAACTGCAATTTTACAGATTTAAATCTTTGCAGTTTATCCTATTGCTCAACTCATTTTTATAGGAAATTTAATTCTGTAAATCTTCGATTTTTCCTAATTTATAAATTTTTAAATAACAACTGAATTAACAGCTAGTTTTAAAGGAGATTTCTTATCTCGATAAATCTTTTAATAGATTATTAGCCAATAAAAATGTATTCTTGCTGTTTTTTGAGTTTTTAAAGTTTTTAGAGATAATATCTCACAAATTATGGCGTTTGATTAACACTCGAATGAGCTAAAATGTTAATAACTTATAATTAATACTTAAAACATTTGGATAACATTTGTATAATTGATACTTTTGAAATTCAACAATAAGCCCATGTGGTTTACGTTACTGTTTTAGTACATTACCCAAACATAACTGTATAACATGATTAAAAAATTTTTGTTTTCATCTCTAATAGCTGTTTGCACCTTCTCCGCAGCGTTTTCACAAACAAAAACAAAAGATTCTAGTAAAGAATTAAACGATCCTGACAACCTTGCTTCTCAATATTTTTCGCAAGTTATGGGTGTTGCCGTTGATGCGACTTCGAACTTAAAATTGTATAAATTCGTTTACGAATGGATTGGAACACCTTACAGTTATGGTGGATCAAGCAAAAAAGGTATTGATTGTTCGGCTTTCACAAAAGCTATTTACGATAAAGTTTTTAACACCACCATCAGACGTAGCTCCCGTGATATTTTCAGCATGGTAGATCCATTGGCTAAAGAAGATTTAAAAGAGGGTGATCTTGTTTTCTTCAAAATTAAAAGTAGAAGTATTTCGCATATAGGTATTTATTTAGGTGATAATAGATTTGCTCATGCATCTAGCTCACGTGGTGTTGTTATTAGTAATTTAAACGAACCATATTACAGCAGATATTTTTATAAGGGCGGAAGAATTTTAGAATCTTTTAAAAAGGAATTTACCGTAGAATAGTTTGTTAAACCCAACGGGGCAGCTAACTAAAATTATATAAATCCTCCTAAAGAAATTTTGGAGGATTTTTTTTATTAAAGACGATTTGCAAAATATTAAAAATTCGAGACAATTAATGAGGTACATTTATAACGCAGTTTTATCACTTTGCGTAATAATTTTTATGAGTTGCACAAGTAATAGTGCTCAGCGTGTTTCGCCTGTTGTGGAACAAGACTCGCTTATAAAAAAAATAAAAGATACCATTTCTATAACGGCTGTTGGGGATATAATGCTTGGTTCCGCATTTCCTTCTGAATTAAATCTTCCGCCAGATGATGCTGTTAATAGCTTCAATGCTGTGGCAAACTTTCTAAAAGGTGATGTAGTTTTTGGGAATTTAGAAGGTTGTTTCCTCAATTCGGGGAAGTCTACAAAATGTGATGGTGTTAATCCAAACAGCTGCTATGCATTTAGAATGCCAAATCGATATGCTGAAATCTATAAAAAAGCAGGTTTTAATGTATTAAGTATAGCAAATAATCATGTAGGTGATTTTGATGCGAAAGGAAGAAGAAATACAGCAAGAATTTTAGATTCACTACAAATAAATTATGCAGGGCAGCTTAACAAACCCTATGATATTTTTGAAGTAGACAGTGTGAAATATGCATTTTGCGCCTTTGCACCAAATGAAAATACGGTTTCTATAAATAATATAGATAGTGCGAAAGCTTTAGTTGCCAAATTGAAATCTAAGG is drawn from Pedobacter mucosus and contains these coding sequences:
- a CDS encoding pyruvate dehydrogenase complex dihydrolipoamide acetyltransferase translates to MAEVVRMPKMSDTMTEGVLAKWHVKVGDKVKSGDVLAEVETDKATMDLESYEEGVLLHIGVEEGKGVPIDAIIAVIGKEGEDFQAAIDAAGGTNGTAEKTEEKPAETSETPKTEEKKEEAPAQGGALSEDELTAKGITVIRMPLLSDTMTEGVIAEWHKKVGDKVKDDDVLADVETDKATMEVMGYATGTLLHIGVEKGAAAKVNGIIAIVGPEGTDVSGILAGGSAPAAKADSKEEAPKEEKQTSYADASAAAPVAESSSSDSRVKASPLAKKIAKDKGIDLAQVSGSAEGGRIIKKDIENYKPAAAPDKKESTAPATPAEKAAPAPLPQFIGEEKFTEKPVSQMRKVIAKRLSESLFTAPHFYLTMSIDMDKAIEARARINEYAPSKVSFNDLVLKATAIALKQHPVVNSSWLGDKIRYNEHVNIGVAVAVEDGLLVPVVRFADGKSLTRISAEVKDFAQKAKAKKLQPSDWEGSTFTISNLGMFGIDEFTAIINTPDSCILAVGGISQVPVVKNGAVVPGNVMKVTLSCDHRTVDGASGSAFLQTLKALLEEPVRLLA
- the pdhA gene encoding pyruvate dehydrogenase (acetyl-transferring) E1 component subunit alpha; this encodes MSAVEINKDTWLKWFESMLLMRKFEEKTGQLYGQQKIRGFCHLYIGQEAVVAGAISAMQKGDSMITTYRDHAHALALGVTPDSIMAEMYGKATGCSKGKGGSMHMFSKEHNFYGGHAIVGGQIPLGAGVAFAEKYKGTDNVNICYMGDGAVRQGALNETFNMAMLWKLPVIFVCENNGYAMGTSVQRTTNMTDIYKIGLGFDMPCGPVDGMDPAAVHNAMDEAIQRARKGEGPTFLEMRTYRYRGHSMSDPAKYRTKEELEEYKAKDPVEHVRDTILKEKYADQAWIEEVEAKVKAIVDHAVKFAEESPWPDAAELYNDVYMQKDYPYVMD
- a CDS encoding C40 family peptidase; translated protein: MIKKFLFSSLIAVCTFSAAFSQTKTKDSSKELNDPDNLASQYFSQVMGVAVDATSNLKLYKFVYEWIGTPYSYGGSSKKGIDCSAFTKAIYDKVFNTTIRRSSRDIFSMVDPLAKEDLKEGDLVFFKIKSRSISHIGIYLGDNRFAHASSSRGVVISNLNEPYYSRYFYKGGRILESFKKEFTVE
- a CDS encoding CapA family protein, which translates into the protein MRYIYNAVLSLCVIIFMSCTSNSAQRVSPVVEQDSLIKKIKDTISITAVGDIMLGSAFPSELNLPPDDAVNSFNAVANFLKGDVVFGNLEGCFLNSGKSTKCDGVNPNSCYAFRMPNRYAEIYKKAGFNVLSIANNHVGDFDAKGRRNTARILDSLQINYAGQLNKPYDIFEVDSVKYAFCAFAPNENTVSINNIDSAKALVAKLKSKVDIVIVSFHGGGEGARFEHVTRVNEIFYKENRGNVYAFAHAVIDAGADVVLGHGPHVTRAVEVYKNKFIAYSLGNFCTYGMFNLNGPNGFAPLLQLKINGKGDFLYANITSVKQGKISGLTIDENFTAFKKLKELTDVDFVGHQLNFNNNRITLKD